A window of Leptospira fainei serovar Hurstbridge str. BUT 6 contains these coding sequences:
- a CDS encoding CapA family protein yields MGLLFKISKDFSLARSRLLFLSSVPIICAFMSGCTSSSKITASTSPAASPTETSGFADQIRSGFEKLIGHEDDPEVLKVLIGGDVMFNWGIRDTIRAKGELAPVQGLKSIFEEVDLRMLNLETPVVSEKSWDMGKSYVFQAKDKDLDSFSYLGVDLVFLGNNHAMDHGLEGIAETRKFLKARGISFIGAGKNLDEALGPWSLEKKGTKLLVYSATNVAETRENYASDKPGVLYFEPSVILPNLKKDTPILPVKLGRKGRKFKKVRPVPQLRRASAILEKGFRIVSLHWGVEYSPLPTKEQRDQARLLLGNGVQVIVGHHPHIPQGIERIGGGIVFYSLGNLIFGSRNTYLNHNLIAILHIKKGKLLRAELVPIFGKFQTEIHQVRPLEGDDAKAFLKEIAVLSEDLGTKIRIDGDRGWIDLEDPK; encoded by the coding sequence ATGGGATTACTTTTCAAAATCAGCAAAGACTTTTCCCTAGCACGATCGCGTTTACTCTTTCTTTCGTCGGTTCCTATCATCTGCGCATTCATGTCTGGATGCACCAGTTCTTCCAAAATTACCGCCTCGACTTCGCCGGCAGCTTCACCAACCGAAACATCCGGATTTGCCGACCAAATTCGTAGCGGATTTGAAAAGCTGATCGGACACGAGGATGATCCGGAGGTCTTAAAAGTTCTCATCGGTGGAGACGTCATGTTCAATTGGGGAATTCGTGATACAATTCGAGCTAAGGGAGAATTAGCGCCCGTTCAAGGGTTGAAAAGTATATTCGAAGAAGTTGATTTACGAATGTTGAATTTGGAAACTCCGGTCGTATCCGAAAAATCCTGGGATATGGGTAAGTCCTACGTATTCCAGGCGAAGGACAAGGATCTGGATTCCTTTTCTTATCTAGGAGTTGATCTTGTTTTTCTAGGAAACAATCATGCGATGGATCACGGTCTCGAGGGAATCGCAGAAACTAGAAAATTCCTAAAAGCGAGAGGGATTTCTTTTATCGGCGCCGGCAAAAATTTGGATGAGGCCTTAGGCCCATGGTCTCTCGAAAAGAAGGGGACTAAGCTTCTGGTTTATTCCGCTACGAATGTAGCCGAAACTCGCGAGAATTATGCGAGTGATAAACCTGGGGTTTTATATTTCGAGCCCTCGGTTATCTTGCCGAATTTGAAAAAGGACACGCCGATTTTGCCCGTGAAATTAGGAAGGAAGGGTCGAAAGTTTAAGAAAGTCAGACCGGTTCCGCAATTACGTAGGGCGTCTGCGATTCTAGAAAAAGGTTTTAGAATCGTATCTCTTCATTGGGGGGTGGAGTATTCCCCGCTTCCGACTAAAGAGCAGAGGGATCAGGCAAGACTTTTACTTGGTAACGGAGTGCAAGTGATCGTTGGTCACCACCCGCATATTCCGCAGGGTATCGAGCGGATCGGTGGAGGGATCGTATTCTACTCGCTGGGAAATCTTATTTTCGGAAGCCGTAATACGTATCTAAACCATAACCTGATCGCAATACTTCATATAAAAAAAGGAAAATTACTTCGAGCCGAACTGGTGCCGATCTTCGGAAAATTCCAAACGGAAATTCATCAAGTGCGCCCTTTGGAAGGAGACGATGCTAAAGCGTTTTTAAAAGAAATCGCCGTCCTTTCGGAGGATTTAGGAACTAAGATTCGAATCGATGGTGATCGGGGCTGGATCGATTTAGAGGATCCGAAATAA
- the dnaB gene encoding replicative DNA helicase, with amino-acid sequence MQADSLFELESEKSFLGFLLLKGAENLVDIPLQAEDFYHDTHRRVYKAILDLVDKRTAIDPVSVLNFLKENSLLKDPEKEYDYIYSLYRDTVVSHPLGYYAERIKRLSERRTYAKLLHSALELVQKEPGENESVFNQIERSLTEVSRATDVKGLLPVSQDKAALSEYIKDIMQSRGQIKGLRTNFTQFDEMTSGLKEYELMVLAARPGNGKTTLAMNIASNVALMHNKPVVIFSLEMSRMELLLKLVCAHAQVESNKLKRSEVTKSDAPKLLDAIIKVTSAPIYIDDSGALTVDDFKGRIRKLLTNETLGLIIVDYLQLMSDPKSRDGGRQQEVASISRTLKQIAKEARCPVVALSQMNRSIEQRSKDQRPQLADLRESGAIEQDADIVTFIYRGTGKDGEQDDSVKPGTAEIIVAKNRSGPTGSFPLAFRPELSRFDNI; translated from the coding sequence ATGCAAGCCGACTCCCTTTTCGAACTTGAATCCGAGAAGTCTTTCTTGGGTTTCTTGCTCTTAAAGGGAGCGGAGAACTTGGTAGATATTCCGCTTCAGGCTGAAGACTTTTACCATGACACTCATAGACGGGTTTATAAGGCGATCCTAGATCTGGTCGATAAGCGAACCGCAATCGATCCCGTTTCCGTTCTAAACTTCTTAAAAGAAAATTCACTCCTTAAAGATCCCGAAAAAGAATACGATTATATCTATTCACTTTATCGAGATACGGTCGTTTCCCATCCGTTAGGTTATTATGCCGAGAGGATTAAGCGACTCTCCGAACGCAGAACGTACGCTAAGCTTTTACATAGCGCTCTCGAATTAGTTCAAAAAGAGCCCGGCGAGAACGAGTCCGTCTTTAACCAAATCGAGAGAAGCTTAACCGAAGTTTCCAGGGCAACCGACGTAAAGGGTCTTTTACCGGTTTCTCAGGACAAAGCCGCATTATCCGAATATATAAAAGATATCATGCAGAGTCGGGGCCAAATCAAAGGCCTTCGAACGAACTTTACTCAATTCGACGAAATGACTTCCGGTTTGAAGGAATACGAGCTGATGGTTTTAGCGGCTCGTCCCGGAAACGGAAAAACGACGCTCGCGATGAATATCGCTTCGAATGTGGCTTTGATGCATAATAAGCCGGTCGTTATTTTTTCCTTGGAGATGAGTAGGATGGAGCTCCTACTAAAATTGGTTTGCGCTCACGCGCAAGTCGAATCGAACAAACTAAAACGTTCGGAAGTGACAAAGTCCGACGCACCCAAGCTTCTGGATGCGATTATTAAAGTTACCTCGGCTCCCATCTACATAGACGACTCGGGTGCCTTGACTGTGGACGATTTTAAAGGAAGGATTCGTAAGCTTCTGACTAACGAGACGTTGGGATTAATCATCGTTGATTATCTTCAGTTGATGAGTGATCCTAAAAGTAGAGACGGCGGAAGGCAACAAGAAGTGGCTTCCATTTCCCGTACCTTGAAGCAGATCGCCAAGGAAGCAAGATGTCCGGTCGTGGCTTTGTCTCAGATGAACCGCTCTATCGAACAACGGTCCAAAGATCAGCGGCCTCAATTAGCCGACCTTCGGGAGTCCGGAGCCATCGAACAGGACGCGGATATCGTAACGTTTATCTATCGCGGAACTGGAAAGGACGGCGAGCAGGACGATAGTGTTAAACCCGGAACCGCCGAAATTATCGTCGCCAAGAACCGTTCGGGACCTACCGGCTCTTTTCCACTTGCCTTCCGACCCGAACTTTCCAGATTTGATAACATCTAA
- a CDS encoding SLC13 family permease, with product MTNTFIKLLISVLLSFLPPLCSHFGLLPYSVGAMFSILLLAACFWIFEVIPGHATSLLVIFLEILLFSNPGKWEFLNLIRPIGGKNPAPNVFLAAIADSAVILFLGSFALAKGCVKVGVDRWLANRILPAFGDSPRFVLMGLMLVTAGISLWMSNTATASLMIALVFPLLQILPTDEKFRKGILIGIPFAANLGGIGTPIGSPPNIIAFANLKNHGFGDSISFGSWMLVAIPLLLILLFFAWIWILKAFPPSVDLKLSLRFVEESDKASKRKLHFVLASFLCTVCLWLSESFHGIPAGVVAMLPLILFTSFGILDSSDIRSLEWDVLILVAGGIALGTGIEKSGAGEWFGSLIGSKAGPGESLWVLALFFSVGLFLSTFLSNTATANLLVPLALPVAALLLPGDEAYVIQLVLGTALGASLAMSLPVSTPPNAVAYAVGGFEIKDMAKIGIRIGLLGLALVLLGFFVFG from the coding sequence ATGACCAATACGTTCATAAAGCTCCTTATTTCAGTCCTTCTTTCCTTCCTTCCTCCTCTATGTTCTCATTTCGGCTTGCTTCCGTATTCCGTCGGAGCGATGTTTTCTATACTACTACTCGCTGCGTGTTTTTGGATTTTTGAAGTGATTCCCGGGCATGCGACTTCCTTGCTTGTCATTTTTTTAGAAATTTTGCTCTTCTCTAATCCGGGAAAATGGGAATTTTTGAATTTAATTCGCCCGATTGGCGGAAAAAATCCCGCACCAAACGTATTCCTTGCCGCAATTGCCGACTCTGCAGTGATTCTCTTCCTGGGGAGTTTCGCTTTGGCTAAAGGATGCGTAAAAGTCGGAGTCGATCGATGGCTAGCGAATCGAATTCTTCCCGCTTTCGGTGATTCTCCCCGTTTCGTTTTAATGGGTTTAATGCTTGTTACTGCGGGTATCTCTCTGTGGATGAGTAACACGGCAACCGCTTCGTTAATGATCGCGTTAGTGTTTCCTTTGCTGCAGATTCTGCCGACGGATGAAAAGTTTCGGAAAGGAATTTTAATAGGAATTCCTTTCGCCGCAAATTTAGGTGGAATCGGTACGCCTATCGGATCTCCTCCTAATATAATAGCTTTTGCTAATTTAAAAAATCACGGTTTTGGTGATTCCATTTCTTTCGGATCCTGGATGCTGGTCGCGATTCCCTTACTCTTGATACTTTTATTTTTTGCATGGATTTGGATTTTAAAAGCGTTTCCTCCCAGCGTTGATTTGAAGCTTTCATTGCGATTCGTCGAAGAAAGCGATAAGGCATCAAAACGAAAATTGCATTTTGTGCTAGCTAGTTTCCTTTGTACCGTTTGCCTTTGGTTGTCCGAATCGTTTCATGGAATTCCTGCCGGAGTGGTGGCGATGCTTCCTTTGATCCTATTTACTTCGTTCGGAATTTTAGATTCGAGCGATATTCGTTCTCTAGAGTGGGATGTACTGATTCTCGTAGCGGGAGGCATAGCGCTAGGTACGGGGATCGAAAAGAGTGGAGCGGGAGAATGGTTCGGCTCGTTGATCGGCTCGAAGGCAGGCCCTGGAGAAAGTCTTTGGGTTCTCGCGCTCTTCTTTTCCGTCGGATTGTTTCTTTCAACGTTCTTATCCAATACGGCGACCGCGAATTTGCTCGTTCCCTTAGCCTTACCTGTCGCAGCTCTACTTCTTCCGGGTGACGAAGCCTACGTGATTCAATTAGTGTTGGGCACCGCATTAGGAGCTTCTCTCGCGATGTCCTTACCTGTTTCTACTCCTCCGAATGCCGTCGCGTACGCGGTAGGAGGATTTGAGATAAAGGACATGGCGAAAATCGGAATAAGAATCGGATTATTAGGATTGGCTTTGGTTCTCTTAGGATTTTTTGTCTTCGGTTAA
- a CDS encoding NAD-dependent epimerase/dehydratase family protein yields MKVLLTGSNGFVGSRLVPLLKSQGIQIVVASSNRLATGDTSELDGLLSNESGNIDAILHLGGRAHVVHDSEQDPRLAFFKANVESTRLLAEAAIRYKIRKFIYVSSVKALGERSPAVDRPLTVEDKPKPEDDYGRTKLEAEETLRFICSNGSLQFTILRPPLIVGAGAKGNLDRLTSLIRKGIPLPFAGIKNRRSLVGVRNFCDAILFSLTHASTDNKVFLVGDSTLSTPELFRFFSQALGVRDSLFYFPPTILRLLKLLPGFGGIIDRLLGSLEIDSSPLFELGWSPKVPIQEEIRALCSNSTAGPSN; encoded by the coding sequence ATGAAAGTTTTGCTTACCGGATCGAACGGATTTGTGGGAAGTCGTCTTGTACCGCTTTTAAAATCCCAGGGTATTCAAATAGTCGTTGCATCCTCGAATCGCTTAGCGACCGGGGATACGTCGGAATTGGATGGGTTATTGTCTAATGAGTCGGGAAATATCGATGCCATCTTACATTTAGGAGGGCGTGCTCATGTCGTACATGATAGCGAGCAAGATCCGAGGCTTGCTTTCTTTAAAGCGAATGTCGAGTCTACGAGACTTTTAGCGGAAGCTGCGATTCGATATAAGATTCGGAAATTTATTTATGTTAGTTCTGTGAAGGCTCTGGGAGAACGGTCTCCGGCCGTCGATAGACCGCTGACTGTCGAAGATAAGCCGAAACCGGAAGATGATTATGGCAGGACTAAGCTCGAAGCGGAAGAAACCTTACGCTTTATTTGTTCCAATGGTTCCCTGCAGTTTACCATCCTACGACCTCCCTTGATCGTAGGAGCCGGAGCAAAAGGAAATCTCGATCGTCTAACTTCACTCATAAGAAAAGGAATCCCGCTACCTTTCGCCGGGATCAAAAATAGAAGAAGCTTAGTGGGTGTTCGAAATTTTTGCGATGCTATATTGTTTAGTCTTACTCACGCAAGCACGGACAATAAGGTTTTTCTAGTCGGCGATTCCACACTTTCCACACCGGAACTCTTTCGTTTTTTTTCCCAGGCCCTCGGAGTGCGCGATTCGCTCTTCTATTTCCCCCCGACGATTCTCCGCCTTTTGAAACTATTACCCGGATTCGGGGGAATAATCGACCGTTTGCTCGGGTCCTTAGAGATCGATTCGTCTCCGTTGTTTGAACTCGGTTGGAGTCCTAAAGTCCCGATTCAAGAGGAAATACGAGCCCTTTGTTCTAATTCGACAGCCGGTCCTTCGAATTGA
- the rplI gene encoding 50S ribosomal protein L9, giving the protein MRVVLQKDVSNLGDAGDIKEVADGFARNYLFPQRLAVRADEGKTKMAIHQKKLADLKKEKRKKTMESVSSGLNGKEFEIIVKTGGGDKLFGAVTAADVALLLKKDGYEVDKRKIEFPEPIRNLGSYKLKVRLAEGILPTITVNVKKEEEAVAEG; this is encoded by the coding sequence ATGAGAGTTGTTTTACAGAAAGACGTGTCAAATCTCGGCGACGCCGGGGATATCAAGGAAGTTGCGGACGGATTCGCTCGTAATTACCTTTTTCCGCAACGCCTAGCGGTTCGTGCCGACGAAGGCAAAACCAAGATGGCAATCCATCAAAAGAAATTAGCGGATCTTAAAAAAGAGAAACGCAAAAAAACGATGGAATCGGTTTCCTCCGGCTTAAACGGAAAGGAATTCGAAATCATCGTTAAAACCGGTGGTGGAGATAAATTATTCGGCGCCGTGACCGCTGCAGATGTCGCTCTTCTTTTGAAGAAAGACGGTTATGAAGTGGATAAGCGTAAGATCGAATTTCCGGAGCCGATTCGTAATTTGGGTTCCTACAAATTGAAAGTCCGCTTAGCGGAAGGTATCCTCCCTACAATCACCGTTAACGTGAAGAAAGAGGAAGAAGCCGTAGCCGAAGGCTGA
- the rpsR gene encoding 30S ribosomal protein S18, translating to MAENEVQEEVGRAEASMDGIPAGEHEGGRPPKKQNKYKKKVCRFTADPELAKQINYKNIELLERFITNRGKIIPRRITGTSAKYQRILAREIRKARSIGLLPFKVN from the coding sequence ATGGCAGAAAACGAAGTACAAGAAGAAGTTGGAAGAGCAGAAGCTTCCATGGACGGCATCCCCGCCGGGGAACACGAAGGTGGCCGTCCTCCAAAAAAACAGAATAAATATAAGAAGAAAGTTTGCCGCTTCACTGCGGATCCCGAACTTGCTAAGCAGATCAACTATAAGAACATCGAGCTTTTGGAAAGATTTATCACCAACCGCGGTAAGATCATTCCTCGCAGAATCACCGGTACTTCCGCCAAGTACCAGAGAATTCTTGCCCGCGAGATTCGCAAGGCGCGCAGTATCGGTCTTCTTCCCTTTAAGGTGAACTGA
- a CDS encoding single-stranded DNA-binding protein, which produces MANDINRVTLVGRLTRDPEFKTVNGTSLVNFSLANGRTYFSNGEKKEETHFFDCEAWGKGADIIQQYCKKGKQLVVEGRLKQDTWETMEGKKASRIRIVVENFQMIGAKESGGGDYGSSATTGGSSYATTSHEEFGSSGTDDDIPF; this is translated from the coding sequence ATGGCTAACGATATCAATCGGGTGACCCTGGTTGGGCGCCTAACCCGAGATCCGGAATTTAAAACGGTGAACGGGACTTCCCTGGTGAATTTCTCCCTGGCCAACGGCCGCACCTACTTCTCCAACGGTGAGAAGAAAGAGGAAACTCATTTCTTCGACTGTGAAGCTTGGGGCAAGGGAGCAGATATCATCCAGCAATACTGCAAGAAGGGCAAGCAGCTCGTCGTCGAAGGACGGCTTAAGCAGGATACCTGGGAAACCATGGAAGGCAAAAAAGCCTCCCGGATCCGAATCGTCGTGGAGAACTTCCAGATGATCGGAGCAAAGGAAAGTGGCGGCGGAGACTACGGTTCATCCGCTACTACCGGAGGATCTTCTTATGCAACTACTTCGCACGAAGAGTTCGGAAGCTCCGGAACCGACGACGACATACCCTTTTAA
- the rpsF gene encoding 30S ribosomal protein S6, producing MRNYEITTITRSTAKEAAKTEVVDIFKKHSVDVTAEEDWGQKKLWHPIKHQDYGTYTHFKVNAEQAAIEKVERDFKLNQNLLRSMIVRLNG from the coding sequence TTGAGAAACTACGAGATAACCACAATTACGCGTTCCACCGCGAAGGAAGCCGCTAAGACTGAAGTTGTTGACATCTTCAAAAAGCATTCCGTCGACGTGACCGCTGAAGAAGATTGGGGCCAAAAGAAACTTTGGCATCCCATTAAACACCAGGACTATGGGACTTACACCCATTTCAAGGTCAACGCCGAACAAGCAGCTATCGAAAAGGTAGAACGGGACTTCAAACTAAACCAGAACCTTCTCCGTTCTATGATCGTCCGGCTCAATGGCTAA
- the aspS gene encoding aspartate--tRNA ligase has product MEDWILNNYKNRSWAGETTQAQEGKTIGLFGWAFRFRDQGGVIFVDLRDRTGILQVVLRKEILGEDFHLAEKIRSEYVIAVQGILRKRDPESINPKMQTGTVELVVDKLQILNSAKTPPFSLDEFEEISEEHRLKYRYLDFRRDELKNRIIKRHEFIFAIRSYLNSRRFLEIETPILNKSTPEGARDFLVPSRLNPNSFYALPQSPQIFKQILMVGGVERYFQIVKCFRDEDLRADRQPEFTQLDMEFAFVSQEEILAEIEGLFSKVFQEVFGVSFKGPFSRMPYRQAMEEYGSDKPDLRFGMKLVNVSEFVKDSDFQVFSGAVNNGGVVKAICVPGGSVISRKEIEDLTAWLNRDYKAKGLAYMKHGADGLESTITKRFSKESLDAIAKAVGSKEGDMVFFGADEAGIVNHSLGALRLKLSERFDKPKEGSFHISWIVDFPMFEWNKDAKRWDSLHHPFTSPGDESLEIFSSEEALQKDAGNSLAKAYDLVLNGVEIGGGSIRIHSQEIQNKVFSVLGIGPEEAKEKFGFLLDALEYGAPPHGGIAFGIDRILMLMTGGKSIRDVIAFPKTQKGVCLMSECPSEVEEKQLQELKLRLVKV; this is encoded by the coding sequence TTGGAAGATTGGATTCTAAATAATTACAAGAACAGATCCTGGGCGGGAGAAACTACTCAAGCACAAGAAGGAAAGACGATCGGACTGTTCGGCTGGGCCTTTCGCTTCCGCGATCAAGGCGGAGTCATTTTCGTGGATTTGAGAGATCGTACCGGTATATTGCAAGTCGTTCTCCGAAAAGAGATTTTAGGCGAGGACTTCCACCTTGCCGAAAAAATTCGTTCCGAATACGTGATCGCCGTCCAAGGAATCCTGCGTAAGAGAGATCCTGAAAGCATCAATCCGAAGATGCAAACGGGAACGGTCGAACTCGTAGTCGATAAATTGCAGATCTTAAATTCGGCAAAAACGCCTCCCTTTTCTTTGGACGAATTCGAGGAAATATCCGAAGAACATAGGCTTAAATATCGCTACCTGGATTTTCGCCGGGACGAATTAAAAAATCGTATCATTAAGCGACATGAATTCATCTTCGCCATCCGTAGTTATTTGAATTCCAGAAGGTTCTTGGAAATAGAGACTCCGATTTTGAATAAGTCGACTCCGGAAGGGGCCCGCGACTTTTTAGTTCCATCCAGGTTGAATCCGAATTCATTTTACGCTCTTCCTCAGTCGCCTCAGATATTTAAGCAAATTCTAATGGTCGGAGGAGTCGAAAGATATTTTCAGATCGTAAAATGCTTCCGAGACGAGGACCTGCGGGCGGATAGACAACCCGAATTTACGCAGTTGGATATGGAATTTGCGTTTGTTTCCCAAGAGGAAATCCTGGCGGAAATAGAAGGCTTATTTTCGAAAGTTTTTCAGGAAGTATTCGGCGTCTCGTTCAAGGGCCCTTTTTCTCGTATGCCTTACAGACAGGCAATGGAAGAATACGGCTCGGATAAGCCGGATTTGCGTTTTGGAATGAAACTCGTAAACGTATCCGAATTCGTGAAAGATAGCGATTTCCAGGTTTTTTCCGGAGCGGTCAATAATGGCGGCGTTGTAAAAGCGATTTGCGTTCCGGGTGGGTCGGTCATTTCTCGGAAAGAGATCGAAGATCTAACCGCATGGTTGAACCGAGATTACAAAGCCAAGGGCCTTGCTTATATGAAGCACGGCGCTGACGGGCTCGAGTCAACGATCACAAAACGTTTTTCCAAGGAAAGCTTGGACGCAATTGCGAAAGCCGTCGGTTCGAAAGAAGGCGATATGGTTTTCTTCGGAGCGGACGAAGCGGGAATCGTAAACCATTCTCTAGGCGCATTGCGTCTAAAGTTATCGGAAAGATTTGACAAACCGAAAGAAGGAAGCTTTCATATTTCCTGGATTGTGGATTTTCCTATGTTTGAATGGAATAAGGATGCGAAGCGTTGGGATTCACTTCATCATCCGTTTACTTCTCCGGGGGACGAAAGCTTGGAAATTTTTTCTTCCGAAGAGGCTCTTCAAAAGGATGCGGGTAACTCTCTCGCAAAAGCATATGATCTCGTTTTAAACGGAGTTGAAATCGGAGGCGGATCAATCCGGATTCATTCTCAAGAAATCCAAAATAAGGTCTTTTCCGTCTTAGGAATCGGTCCCGAAGAGGCAAAAGAAAAGTTCGGATTCCTTCTTGATGCTTTGGAATACGGAGCTCCTCCCCACGGTGGAATTGCGTTCGGGATCGATAGGATTCTAATGCTAATGACCGGTGGAAAATCGATTCGAGATGTGATCGCATTTCCAAAAACTCAGAAAGGCGTTTGTTTGATGAGCGAATGTCCTTCCGAAGTAGAGGAAAAGCAACTGCAAGAACTGAAGTTAAGATTAGTAAAGGTATAA
- a CDS encoding glycosyltransferase family 2 protein, with translation MTQLVSIIMPVYNAEKFIAASIESVLNQKYTSWELLMVDDQSKDSSREIMQAYSKRDSRIKSIFKERNSGSADSRNQGILVAKGRYIAFLDSDDLWDSEFLSEQIKLMQDENVAFSFSSYRIVDETNREILKPYMAAGGPITYWQNLLYNRVGLLTAIYDAETLGKMYFDVSLKSLRDDYALWLDILKKIPYSVGNPKILASYRVRKGALTSNKKNVILPHFRMLKNRERLGWLAAAFYTGVWGLVALKKYYFNRI, from the coding sequence ATGACACAACTCGTATCCATCATCATGCCGGTTTATAACGCCGAGAAGTTTATTGCAGCCAGTATAGAGAGCGTCTTAAATCAGAAATACACTTCTTGGGAATTGTTGATGGTCGACGATCAGTCCAAAGATTCCAGTCGAGAGATTATGCAGGCCTATTCGAAGCGGGATTCCAGAATCAAATCCATTTTCAAAGAAAGGAATTCAGGTTCGGCGGATAGTCGTAATCAGGGAATTCTTGTGGCTAAAGGTCGTTACATCGCCTTCTTGGATTCGGATGATCTTTGGGACTCCGAGTTTCTAAGCGAACAGATCAAATTAATGCAGGATGAGAATGTGGCGTTTTCATTTTCTTCCTACAGAATTGTAGACGAAACGAATCGGGAAATTTTGAAACCGTATATGGCCGCCGGCGGCCCGATCACCTATTGGCAAAATCTGTTATACAATCGCGTAGGTCTCTTAACGGCGATTTACGACGCCGAAACTCTCGGAAAAATGTATTTCGACGTAAGCTTAAAAAGCCTTAGGGACGATTACGCACTTTGGCTGGACATTCTCAAAAAGATTCCATACAGCGTCGGAAATCCTAAAATACTCGCGAGCTACCGCGTACGAAAGGGAGCCCTAACATCCAATAAGAAAAACGTAATTCTCCCACATTTCCGAATGTTGAAAAACCGAGAACGATTGGGCTGGTTAGCCGCGGCGTTTTATACCGGCGTATGGGGCTTAGTGGCCTTGAAGAAATATTACTTTAATCGAATATAA
- a CDS encoding PhoH family protein: MRKEQFIFESQDLYRKICGINDSGVKILEKQLEVDLIPRGNGFQLEGGSPKVDFALDFFRLLETNYRDRPDREFTDSFDFAYLLKQVTKEKKKEERKGEDEPFKPSEKILTTYRGKHLYPRTKNQDKYIQSFLNNLITFGIGPAGTGKTFLSVAMACRFLQNGMVDKIVLTRPAVEAGENLGFLPGDLNQKVDPYLRPVYDALNECIGFEKTQEYIALTKIEIAPVAFMRGRTLSKSFIILDEAQNCTLSQLKMIMTRLGRNSRMCISGDVTQIDLEHGRSGFDKVVNLFRSTESIGQIFFGKEDITRHPLVETIVRKFEEL; the protein is encoded by the coding sequence ATCAGGAAAGAACAATTTATTTTCGAGAGCCAGGATCTCTATCGTAAGATCTGCGGGATTAACGATAGCGGTGTGAAGATTCTGGAAAAGCAATTAGAGGTCGATTTGATCCCGAGAGGGAACGGTTTTCAACTGGAAGGCGGTTCTCCCAAGGTCGATTTCGCGTTGGATTTTTTTCGTCTTCTTGAAACGAATTACCGAGATCGTCCGGACAGGGAATTTACCGACTCTTTCGATTTTGCCTACCTTTTAAAGCAGGTCACGAAAGAAAAGAAAAAAGAAGAACGGAAAGGCGAGGACGAACCTTTTAAACCTTCCGAAAAGATTCTTACCACGTATCGGGGCAAGCATCTCTATCCTAGAACCAAAAACCAAGATAAGTATATTCAATCTTTCTTAAATAATCTGATTACGTTCGGGATAGGTCCTGCCGGAACCGGAAAAACGTTCCTATCCGTCGCGATGGCCTGCAGGTTCTTACAGAATGGAATGGTCGATAAAATTGTCCTTACACGCCCGGCCGTAGAGGCGGGAGAAAACCTCGGTTTTCTTCCCGGCGATTTAAATCAAAAAGTGGATCCTTATTTACGACCCGTCTATGATGCGTTGAACGAATGCATCGGTTTCGAAAAGACCCAGGAATATATCGCGTTAACAAAAATAGAAATCGCCCCCGTCGCCTTTATGCGAGGGCGAACATTGTCTAAAAGTTTCATCATTTTGGACGAGGCTCAGAACTGCACTTTGTCCCAACTAAAAATGATTATGACTCGTTTAGGCAGAAACTCTCGTATGTGCATATCCGGCGATGTCACCCAGATCGATTTGGAGCACGGACGTTCCGGTTTCGATAAGGTCGTAAATTTATTTAGAAGTACGGAAAGTATTGGTCAGATATTTTTTGGAAAGGAAGATATTACCAGACATCCTTTGGTGGAAACCATAGTAAGGAAATTCGAAGAGTTATAA